One region of Oryza glaberrima chromosome 7, OglaRS2, whole genome shotgun sequence genomic DNA includes:
- the LOC127778485 gene encoding uncharacterized protein LOC127778485 isoform X3, whose translation MAAPARPRRAASSSARLLRRLLPRRLLLLPAALLLFLLLPYTPGVLLRRANSLGRRCLPLPHAAAGDLVLLPRAALRLKIAIVTLSDEGAASGSDQDHGRRGRSFRGVLAATARNKRSYAAANGYGLAVLPAASVDPRRPPSWSKVLALRAHLRHHHWLFWNDADTLVTNPDIPLEMILFSVIGHSDFDAAPDLILTEDFNGVNEYSSYGAQSGVRSFWTHGGTLHPSYNLVPQKVEIMQH comes from the exons ATGGCcgcgcccgcgcggccgcgccgcgccgcctcctccagcgctcgcctcctgcgccgcctcctcccgcgccgcctgctcctcctccccgcagcgctcctcctcttcctgctACTTCCGTACACGCCCGgggtcctcctccgccgcgccaacTCCCTCGGTCGCCGGTGCCTTCCGCTgccacacgccgccgccggcgacctcgtcctcctcccgcgcgccgccctccgcctcaAGATCGCTATCGTCACCCTCTCCGACGAGGGGGCCGCGTCGGGCTCGGACCAGGACCACGGCAGGCGTGGGCGGTCCTTCCGCGGCGTGCTGGCGGCCACCGCGCGGAACAAGCGTTCCTACGCGGCAGCGAACGGGTACGGCCTCGCTGTGCTCCCCGCGGCTTCCGTTGATCCCCGCCGCCCGCCTAGCTGGAGCAAGGTCCTCGCCCTCCGCGcccacctccgccaccaccactggCTCTTCTGGAACGACGCG GACACACTGGTTACAAATCCGGACATCCCGTTG GAGATGATTTTGTTCTCGGTGATTGGGCACAGTGATTTTGATGCTGCTCCTGATCTCATCCTGACGGAGGATTTCAATGGTGTTAAC GAGTATTCTTCATACGGGGCTCAAAGTGGAGTGAGAAGTTTCTGGACACATGGTGGAACCTTACATCCTTCATACAATTTGGTTCCACAAAAAGTGGAGATAATGCAGCATTGA
- the LOC127778485 gene encoding alpha-1,2-galactosyltransferase gmh3-like isoform X2 translates to MAAPARPRRAASSSARLLRRLLPRRLLLLPAALLLFLLLPYTPGVLLRRANSLGRRCLPLPHAAAGDLVLLPRAALRLKIAIVTLSDEGAASGSDQDHGRRGRSFRGVLAATARNKRSYAAANGYGLAVLPAASVDPRRPPSWSKVLALRAHLRHHHWLFWNDADTLVTNPDIPLEMILFSVIGHSDFDAAPDLILTEDFNGVNAGVFFIRGSKWSEKFLDTWWNLTSFIQFGSTKSGDNAALKHLIDHFSPEEMQEHVRIAKMQCLFNSYPWRPTWKSMHRLIFHLSTTWKE, encoded by the exons ATGGCcgcgcccgcgcggccgcgccgcgccgcctcctccagcgctcgcctcctgcgccgcctcctcccgcgccgcctgctcctcctccccgcagcgctcctcctcttcctgctACTTCCGTACACGCCCGgggtcctcctccgccgcgccaacTCCCTCGGTCGCCGGTGCCTTCCGCTgccacacgccgccgccggcgacctcgtcctcctcccgcgcgccgccctccgcctcaAGATCGCTATCGTCACCCTCTCCGACGAGGGGGCCGCGTCGGGCTCGGACCAGGACCACGGCAGGCGTGGGCGGTCCTTCCGCGGCGTGCTGGCGGCCACCGCGCGGAACAAGCGTTCCTACGCGGCAGCGAACGGGTACGGCCTCGCTGTGCTCCCCGCGGCTTCCGTTGATCCCCGCCGCCCGCCTAGCTGGAGCAAGGTCCTCGCCCTCCGCGcccacctccgccaccaccactggCTCTTCTGGAACGACGCG GACACACTGGTTACAAATCCGGACATCCCGTTG GAGATGATTTTGTTCTCGGTGATTGGGCACAGTGATTTTGATGCTGCTCCTGATCTCATCCTGACGGAGGATTTCAATGGTGTTAACGCTG GAGTATTCTTCATACGGGGCTCAAAGTGGAGTGAGAAGTTTCTGGACACATGGTGGAACCTTACATCCTTCATACAATTTGGTTCCACAAAAAGTGGAGATAATGCAGCATTGAAGCATCTTATAGATCACTTTTCACCTGAAGAAATGCAAGAACATGTTCGGATTGCAAAAATGCAGTGCTTATTTAATTCCTATCCTTGGAGACCCACATGGAAATCAATGCATCGCCTTATTTTCCATCTTTCTACTACATGGAAAG